In Lactiplantibacillus pentosus, the sequence TTAGCGGCCTCGCAAATATTGCGGCTGAAAGCACGTCGTTACGGGGATGAAAGCGGCATTACTTATGAAGGTGAATGAACGAATCAAGGGGGGCTTGTGGCCTTGTCGGGGCGAACTTGGTGCACGGTCAAGTTAGAGGCCAGTGCTAATTCGAGGATGATTTTACATAAAAAACCGCCATTAAACGACGGTCTAATGACGGCTTTCAGAATATAATAATGGCAATATCTTGAGGTGCGCACACGCGGCCGGACGCCCGAAACGACGCTGTACATGCGCGCGCGGGTCAGATTTAATGCGGTCGCTCATCAGTGGGTGGATCGATGAGTTCCAGGTGGTCGATCGTCATCATCTGACGAATTTTGATCGAATTGGTCTGAAAATGCAGAATGACCGGGTCCTTGTAGTCCAGTTGTTGCTGAAAGTCGGTCAGCGCCGTGCGCCAATCCTGGTCAAACGCGTTGTTGCCGACCAGGGTCAATTTACCGCGTAACATAATGGATGAATAGTCTGAGAGTTGATAGTAAAATAGGCTGGCCTGCCGACAGTTCTGAATATTTTGCGTGGTTGATGTTTGGCGGCTGGTATAGAAGTAGAGTTCTTCCAGTCGCCGTTTGATTGGTAAAGGACTCAGCGCTACCATGGTCGGATAGCCATCCGCATCAACGGTTGCTAATGTGAAGACGGGGGCTGTCTGAATCATCTGGAGCGCTGCTTGTCGAGTGGTATGTTGCATGATTAGCTTCCCCCTTTGTTACTAATTAGTATGCCTGAACTGCGGGGGAAAGTCATCCGTTATGCATGGCGTTATTTGCCCTTAATTCGGCGAGGTATGATATACTTGAAGCACTTAGCGCGCGGGGCACTCCAGCGATGGGGCGTCCTAAG encodes:
- a CDS encoding pyridoxamine 5'-phosphate oxidase family protein encodes the protein MQHTTRQAALQMIQTAPVFTLATVDADGYPTMVALSPLPIKRRLEELYFYTSRQTSTTQNIQNCRQASLFYYQLSDYSSIMLRGKLTLVGNNAFDQDWRTALTDFQQQLDYKDPVILHFQTNSIKIRQMMTIDHLELIDPPTDERPH